One stretch of Streptomyces sp. NBC_00443 DNA includes these proteins:
- a CDS encoding amidohydrolase family protein, translated as MALHLRGTTLPDGTHRDLWLLGDRITFDRPSGEPQTVADGGYLLPGLVDVHTHPGSPSEDEPVFDPEVFAEQIAAHRDAGTTALRFPGLLGEIPEGLREAPDAPRMITAGRWLAWAGLSKSADFHTVTDDLVAAAVADTKAHDGWCKLMGDWDYESDPVPYDILRAVTDAVHAVGGRVAAHCQSALGVLNASRAGVDSIEHGMGMPQECVELMATHGTVYVPTLTTFARRVPDIKDNPRGRLWHEGHRIMIRRVREAHDAGVRVLAGTDSAPFGNVATEVEHLIAAGLPADVAVGAASWTARDFLGLPGLVEGGLADVTVYDADPRVEPGVLRHPRRIVLRGRVVR; from the coding sequence CCTTCGACCGCCCGTCCGGCGAGCCGCAGACGGTGGCCGACGGCGGCTACCTGCTGCCGGGACTGGTCGACGTCCACACGCACCCCGGGTCCCCGTCCGAGGACGAACCCGTCTTCGACCCCGAGGTGTTCGCCGAGCAGATCGCGGCGCACCGGGACGCGGGGACGACGGCATTGCGGTTCCCGGGGCTGCTCGGCGAGATCCCTGAGGGCCTGCGCGAGGCCCCGGACGCCCCGCGCATGATCACAGCAGGGCGGTGGCTGGCGTGGGCGGGACTGTCGAAAAGCGCCGACTTCCACACCGTCACCGACGACCTCGTCGCCGCCGCCGTCGCGGATACCAAGGCCCACGACGGCTGGTGCAAGCTGATGGGCGACTGGGACTACGAGTCGGATCCGGTGCCGTACGACATCCTGCGTGCCGTCACCGACGCGGTGCACGCGGTCGGGGGGCGGGTCGCCGCGCACTGTCAGTCGGCGCTAGGCGTGCTGAACGCCTCGCGGGCCGGCGTCGACTCCATCGAGCACGGGATGGGCATGCCGCAGGAGTGCGTCGAGCTGATGGCCACGCACGGGACCGTGTACGTCCCCACCCTGACGACGTTCGCGCGCCGCGTGCCGGACATCAAGGACAACCCCCGTGGGCGCCTCTGGCACGAAGGCCACCGCATCATGATCCGCCGGGTCCGCGAGGCCCACGACGCCGGCGTCCGCGTCCTCGCCGGCACCGACTCCGCCCCCTTCGGCAACGTGGCCACCGAGGTCGAACACCTCATCGCCGCAGGCCTGCCGGCCGACGTGGCGGTGGGTGCGGCGAGCTGGACGGCGCGGGACTTCCTGGGTCTGCCCGGGCTGGTGGAGGGCGGGCTTGCCGACGTGACGGTGTACGACGCGGATCCGCGGGTCGAGCCGGGGGTGCTGCGGCATCCGCGGCGGATCGTGCTGCGGGGGCGGGTCGTCCGCTGA
- a CDS encoding VOC family protein has translation MLHHVELWVPDLGRAVRSWGWLLDRLGYEPHQDWPAGRSWRAGETYLVVEESPALRGDRHDRLRPGLNHLAFHAPGGRAGLDALVEEAPRHGWSLLFPDRHPYAGGPEHYAAYLENGDGFEVELVAREP, from the coding sequence TTGCTGCATCACGTCGAGCTGTGGGTGCCGGACCTCGGGCGGGCGGTCAGGTCGTGGGGGTGGTTGCTGGACCGGCTGGGCTACGAGCCCCACCAGGACTGGCCGGCAGGCCGCAGCTGGCGTGCTGGGGAGACGTACCTCGTGGTCGAGGAGTCACCGGCGCTGCGGGGCGACCGGCACGACCGGCTGCGGCCCGGCCTGAATCACCTGGCTTTCCACGCGCCCGGCGGCCGGGCCGGTCTCGACGCCCTGGTCGAGGAGGCGCCGCGGCACGGCTGGAGCCTGCTCTTCCCGGATCGGCATCCCTATGCGGGCGGGCCCGAGCACTACGCCGCCTATCTGGAGAACGGCGACGGCTTCGAGGTGGAGTTGGTAGCGCGCGAGCCCTGA
- a CDS encoding class I SAM-dependent methyltransferase, with product MVDRSFADPALAALYDTLNPWGAGDDFYLGLVRDAGAVLDVGCGTGRLLRRASVDGHRGRLVGLDPAAAMLVEARRRDTEVEWVLGDLRTRDWCAEFDLVVMTGHAFQVLVCEEELRTSLRAVRRALRPGGRFVFETRNPAARAWETWTPEGARTVTGVDGDAVRVSHDVEGPVAGDRVTFTETYACDSWPAPAVSRTTLRFLAPDALSAFLHEAGLIVADQYGDWTGTPVTPAAPEIITVARRAS from the coding sequence GTGGTCGATCGGTCGTTCGCGGATCCTGCGCTCGCCGCGTTGTACGACACCCTGAACCCCTGGGGGGCGGGTGACGACTTCTACCTCGGGCTCGTGAGGGACGCCGGCGCGGTGCTCGATGTCGGCTGCGGTACGGGCCGGTTGCTCCGTCGAGCCAGCGTCGACGGTCACCGTGGGCGGCTCGTGGGGCTCGATCCGGCGGCCGCCATGCTGGTGGAGGCGCGGCGGCGCGACACCGAAGTGGAATGGGTGCTCGGGGATCTGCGGACGCGGGACTGGTGCGCGGAGTTCGATCTGGTCGTGATGACCGGCCATGCGTTCCAAGTGCTGGTCTGTGAGGAGGAGTTGCGGACCTCACTGCGCGCCGTGCGCCGGGCGCTGCGCCCGGGTGGGCGGTTCGTGTTCGAGACGCGGAATCCCGCCGCGCGGGCCTGGGAGACGTGGACGCCCGAAGGCGCCCGCACGGTCACCGGCGTGGACGGGGACGCCGTACGCGTATCGCACGACGTCGAAGGACCTGTCGCCGGAGACCGGGTGACCTTCACGGAGACGTACGCCTGCGACAGCTGGCCGGCACCCGCCGTCAGCCGCACCACCCTCCGCTTCCTTGCCCCCGACGCCCTGTCCGCCTTCCTCCACGAAGCCGGCCTCATCGTCGCCGACCAGTACGGCGACTGGACAGGGACACCGGTCACGCCCGCCGCCCCGGAGATCATCACCGTGGCCCGGCGGGCCTCCTAG
- a CDS encoding ABC transporter ATP-binding protein, protein MTEDLVLPAPRGAATDASGEPLLEVEGLVKHFPVKGGFPIRHTVGQVQAVDGIDLTVHVGESFGLVGESGCGKSTTGRLITKLMEPTSGRIAYRGKDITHATRRQLSPVRSEIQMIFQDPYASLNPRQTVGKIISGPMEINGIEPDGGREKRVRELLEIVGLNPEHYNRFPHEFSGGQRQRIGVARALALEPKLIVADEPVSALDVSIQAQVVNLLQKVQQELGIAFLFIAHDLAVVRHFSQRVAVMYLGKIIEVGDRDSIYTRPRHPYTHALLSAVPEVSVADEEAPARERIRLAGDVPSPISPPSGCRFRTRCWKAQDKCAAEEPPLIQIAGNHDGHLTACHFPEEPTIEARDEDIVLDPALVALEESDDRS, encoded by the coding sequence ATGACAGAGGACCTCGTCCTCCCCGCACCCCGCGGGGCCGCCACCGACGCGTCCGGCGAACCGCTGCTGGAAGTGGAAGGGCTCGTGAAGCACTTCCCGGTCAAGGGCGGCTTCCCGATCCGGCACACCGTCGGCCAGGTGCAGGCGGTCGACGGCATCGACCTGACGGTGCATGTCGGCGAGAGCTTCGGGCTGGTGGGGGAGTCGGGCTGCGGCAAGTCGACGACCGGACGGCTGATCACCAAACTCATGGAGCCGACGAGCGGCCGGATCGCTTACCGGGGCAAGGACATCACGCACGCCACGCGCAGGCAGCTGTCGCCGGTTCGCTCCGAGATCCAGATGATCTTCCAGGACCCGTACGCGTCCCTGAACCCGCGCCAGACGGTCGGCAAGATCATCTCCGGCCCGATGGAGATCAACGGGATCGAGCCGGACGGCGGAAGGGAGAAACGGGTCAGGGAGCTGCTGGAGATCGTCGGCCTGAACCCCGAGCACTACAACCGCTTCCCGCACGAGTTCTCCGGCGGTCAGCGCCAGCGCATCGGCGTGGCAAGGGCGCTGGCCCTCGAACCGAAGCTGATCGTGGCCGACGAGCCGGTCTCGGCCCTCGACGTCTCCATCCAGGCACAGGTCGTGAACCTGCTCCAGAAGGTCCAGCAGGAACTCGGCATCGCGTTCCTGTTCATCGCCCACGACCTGGCGGTGGTCCGGCACTTCTCGCAGCGCGTCGCGGTCATGTACCTCGGCAAGATCATCGAGGTCGGCGACCGCGACTCCATCTACACCCGCCCCCGGCACCCCTACACCCACGCCCTGCTGTCCGCGGTGCCCGAGGTGAGCGTGGCCGACGAGGAGGCTCCGGCGCGCGAACGGATCCGCCTGGCCGGCGACGTACCGTCCCCCATCTCCCCGCCCTCCGGCTGCCGTTTCCGCACCCGCTGCTGGAAGGCCCAGGACAAGTGCGCGGCCGAGGAGCCCCCGCTGATCCAGATCGCCGGCAACCACGACGGCCACCTGACGGCCTGTCACTTCCCGGAGGAGCCGACGATCGAGGCGCGGGACGAGGACATCGTGCTGGATCCGGCGCTGGTGGCGCTGGAGGAGTCGGACGACAGGTCCTAG
- a CDS encoding ABC transporter ATP-binding protein has product MTTLTKEAGAPVPADADAFLSVRDLHVSFKTEDGVVRAVDGLSFDLERGSTLGIVGESGSGKSVTNLTILGLHNPMFTTVEGEILLEGQELTTARESELEKLRGNKVAMIFQDPLTALSPYYTVGRQIAEPYMKHMRVSKKAAWERAVDMLGKVGIPNPKQRAKDYPHQFSGGMRQRAMIAMSLICDPDLLIADEPTTALDVTVQAQILDLLKDLQREFGSAIIFITHDLGVIADMADDIMVMYAGRAAERGTVNEVLRAPQHPYTWGLLNSMPRLDSDPHTPLAPIPGTPPSLLRPPSGCRFHPRCTFQDRVGGPRCVTEVPLLGPDRSSACHLTADQKRTIFTEEIKPRLH; this is encoded by the coding sequence GTGACCACTCTGACCAAGGAGGCCGGCGCCCCGGTCCCGGCCGACGCGGACGCGTTCCTGTCGGTGCGGGACCTGCACGTCAGCTTCAAGACCGAGGACGGCGTCGTACGGGCCGTGGACGGGCTCTCCTTCGACCTGGAGCGCGGCAGCACGCTGGGGATCGTCGGCGAGTCCGGCTCGGGCAAGTCGGTGACGAACCTGACGATCCTCGGGCTGCACAACCCCATGTTCACCACCGTCGAGGGCGAGATCCTCCTGGAGGGCCAGGAGCTGACCACGGCCCGGGAGTCCGAGCTGGAGAAGCTGCGCGGCAACAAGGTCGCCATGATCTTCCAGGACCCGCTCACCGCGCTGTCGCCGTACTACACGGTGGGCCGGCAGATCGCCGAGCCGTACATGAAGCACATGCGCGTCTCCAAGAAGGCCGCCTGGGAGCGGGCGGTGGACATGCTGGGGAAGGTCGGCATCCCCAACCCCAAGCAGCGGGCGAAGGACTATCCGCACCAGTTCTCCGGCGGTATGCGCCAGCGCGCGATGATCGCGATGTCGCTGATCTGCGATCCGGACCTGCTGATCGCCGACGAACCGACCACCGCGCTGGACGTCACGGTCCAGGCGCAGATCCTGGATCTGCTCAAGGACCTCCAGCGGGAGTTCGGCTCGGCGATCATCTTCATCACCCACGACCTCGGGGTGATCGCCGACATGGCCGACGACATCATGGTGATGTACGCGGGCCGGGCGGCGGAGCGCGGCACGGTCAACGAGGTACTGAGGGCGCCACAACACCCGTACACCTGGGGCCTGCTGAACTCGATGCCACGCCTGGACTCGGACCCGCACACTCCGCTGGCCCCGATCCCCGGCACTCCGCCGTCCCTGCTGCGCCCGCCCTCCGGCTGCCGCTTCCACCCCCGCTGCACCTTCCAGGACCGGGTCGGCGGCCCGCGCTGTGTCACCGAGGTCCCGCTGCTGGGCCCGGACCGCTCCTCGGCCTGCCACTTGACGGCGGACCAGAAGCGGACCATTTTCACCGAGGAGATCAAACCCCGACTGCACTAG
- a CDS encoding ABC transporter permease, protein MLRFLVRRSLGAVVILFLLSIVAFLLFFGMPRDPALLMCGKTCTPANLENLHRVLGLDKPIPEQYWIFLTNLVTGSDDFAQGPCPAPCFGYSYHSNEQVWGTLMDRLPTTLSLTMGGAVCFLIVGLGTGLIAAWKRGTLIDKTFTAGAMVISSMQIYFLGPLVLAILVYQTHVFDKPAYNEFTQNPGAWFTGLIIPWVVLSTIFASQYTRMSRSSMIEQLQEEHVRTARAKGMSRRYVFFRYAWRGSLIPIVTIFGIDLGSLLGGAIITEYTFGLPGLGRLAVESVFFSDLPLLLGVMLFSATMILLCNIVVDATYAFIDPRVRLS, encoded by the coding sequence ATGCTGCGCTTCCTGGTCCGCCGGTCCCTCGGCGCCGTCGTCATCCTCTTCCTGCTGAGCATCGTCGCGTTCCTGCTGTTCTTCGGGATGCCGCGCGACCCGGCGCTCCTGATGTGCGGCAAGACGTGCACCCCGGCCAACCTGGAGAACCTGCACCGGGTGCTGGGCCTCGACAAGCCGATCCCCGAGCAGTACTGGATCTTCCTGACCAACCTCGTCACGGGCAGCGACGACTTCGCCCAAGGCCCGTGCCCCGCCCCCTGCTTCGGCTACTCGTACCACTCCAACGAGCAGGTGTGGGGCACCCTCATGGACCGCCTGCCCACCACACTCTCGCTCACCATGGGCGGGGCGGTCTGCTTCCTGATCGTCGGGCTCGGCACCGGCCTGATCGCCGCGTGGAAGCGCGGCACGCTCATCGACAAGACCTTCACGGCCGGCGCGATGGTGATCAGCTCGATGCAGATCTACTTCCTCGGCCCGCTGGTCCTGGCGATCCTCGTCTACCAGACCCATGTCTTCGACAAGCCCGCCTACAACGAGTTCACCCAGAACCCGGGCGCCTGGTTCACGGGCCTGATCATCCCCTGGGTCGTCCTCTCCACGATCTTCGCCTCGCAGTACACCCGTATGTCCCGCTCGTCGATGATCGAGCAACTCCAGGAGGAACACGTCCGCACCGCCCGGGCCAAGGGCATGTCACGGCGGTACGTCTTCTTCCGCTACGCCTGGCGAGGCTCGCTGATCCCCATCGTCACCATTTTCGGCATCGACCTCGGCTCGCTGCTCGGCGGTGCCATCATCACGGAGTACACCTTCGGTCTGCCGGGGCTCGGCCGGCTGGCGGTGGAGTCGGTGTTCTTCAGCGATCTGCCGCTGCTGCTGGGCGTGATGCTGTTCTCCGCCACCATGATCCTGCTCTGCAACATCGTCGTCGACGCGACGTACGCCTTCATCGACCCGCGCGTGCGGTTGTCCTAG